Sequence from the Maribacter algicola genome:
TGTGCTCCATAAGATATACCATCATTAATCCACAATTGATTTGTAAAGCTTTCCGCAGGAACTAAAGTTCCGGTAGCAGGATCAAAACCTCCCTGATCGGAGTATCGCGTATTATAATTAAAGAAGGCTCCTAAAGTTGGATAATAAGCTCCTTTGGCAAGTTCAACATCTTTTTCCGCAAGCTCCATCAATGATTCTGAAAATTTAATATCATTCCTAAATTCCAAGGCCTTTGCAAAAATGGTCTTTGCTGAATTATTTAGTATTTCGGAGGGAGGTATTTCAAAAGATTCATCAACAATATCAAAATTATCATAGTCCGTAATCTGTAAAAGCTGCGCCAAATTGATTCTAGAAATTAAAACCAAGCCCTCATTGTTAACTATCTGTTGTTCCTGATTTGCAGCGGTTGCCTCAAGTTCCAAAAGGTCGCCTCGAGGTACCACACCCGACTCTACTAATTCTTTTGTTCTCTTTAAATCCTGTTCTGTAACGGCATATTGTGCTTTGGAAACTTTTAGAGCCTCTTTATTGGAAATGATTTGTAAATAGGCCTGTGCCACATTCAAGCGGATATCATCTTTTAGATTTTCTAACCTATACTGGTTGGCCATATCGTTTAATTTGGCCCTATTTAGTCTATTAATATTACGGAGACCGTCAAATAGTGTTAAGGAAGAAGTTACTCCACCATTAGCCGTTAAAATAGTCGTGGTCACTGGCTGATTAGTCGTTGGATCAAAGGAGAGTCCTGTGTTTCCAGCCACACTTATATTACTATTTATTCTTGGCAACAAACCACCAATAGCATCGGATTTATCAACTCTTGCATTCTCAAGGTCCAATTCAAACTGCTCTACGGATAGGTTGTTTTCCACAGCATAGGTGACACATTCCTCCAAGGTCCATTTTTTATTTTGGGCCCATGTAGTCCCCACTACCAAGAACAGTAGTATTGTGGTTATCGTGTACTTCATTTTTTTTGATTATTTATTGTGATTGATGATGATTATTCAGTCTCTGTTTCGTCTTCACCTTTCTTAATAGGCTCCGTTTTATTCCAGTGTTTCACCTTGTCATCTTTTGTCAATCCGGATACAACCTCCACATTAACTCCATCTGAAATACCGGTTTCAATATCTCTTCTTTCGAATTTTTGTTCCTCGGCAGAACCTATAGCTATTTCTACATAAGGTTTATCCGTTTCCTTGTCAAATTGTAAAACCGCCTCTGGAATTACCAAAATGCTATCCTTTTTCTCCAATACGATGGAAGCATTGGCACTATACCCTGCTCTGATAAAAACATCGTCCTTTTCCTCTACATCACCTTCTATCTTAAATTGTACGGCACCTGTTTCCTCGATTCCTTTTGGTGCTATAAACTTTAACTTCGCATCCAATTCAACATCTTCTACTGCACCCAAACTGATTTTAAGGGGTGTTCCAACTTTCAACTTCCCAACTTCACCTTCATCCACCTTTCCTTCGAAAATCATTTTTCCCAAATCCGCAATGGATGCTATTGTAGTACCATCGTTAAAGTTGTTACTTTGAATTACCTGATCTCCCTCTTCCACAGGAATCTCCAAAATTGTACCATCAACTGTGGCCCTAATATTCGTATTGGCCGTGGAAGAACCCCCGGCCGAACCGCGAAGTATGATCTGATAGTCATTTTGAGCATTTTCGAGTTCCAGTTTAGCTTGATTATAAGCTAATTGGATGTTCTGAAAGTCTTGGGCAGAAACAACTCCTTTATCGAACAAGGTCTTGTTTCTATTAAAATCAAGTTCCGCGTTGCTCAAAGCTACTTTGGCATTGTTTACTCGTCCACGAGCCTGGAACAAAGACTGTTCATTGGGAACCACTTTAATTAAGGCAATCAAATCCCCGGCCTTGACCTTGGCACCTTCTTCCAAGTAAATCTTTTCTATAATACCCGATATTTGAGGCTTTATTTCAATCTCTTCTTCTGGAATGACCTTCCCTGTAGCCACCGTTTTTTTCTCGATACTTGAAATAAAAGGTTGGCTGGTATCATAGGTAATAGCAGATTTGCTGTTCGATTTAATAAAGAACACAGCGGCCCAAAGTGCTCCTATCACCAAAACTCCTATTAAAATATATTTTACGATTTTATTCATTTTAAGTGTTTATTTAAATGGTTGTTATTCTTCTCTTAATGCGTCTATTGGTTTTATACTAACTGCGCGTTGCGCTGGAATCAATCCTATTAAAGTTCCAAGGATAACCATAATCAACAAAGCGCCAAGCACATAAGGTATGGGCACTGTAGGATTGGTATATGGAAAATCCAAATCCTTCGTGAGACTGTTTATGATGGACAAAACTCCCGCTCCTAGAATTATTCCCATGACACCTGCAATCATTGTTAGGAAAACGGATTCCAATATAATTTGGTTCCTTACTTCGGCGGGCGTAGCACCCAAGGCCCGTCTAACACCCAACTCCTTTGTACGTTCCTTTACAGATATCAATAAAATATTTCCGATGCCGATGACCCCGGCAAGGA
This genomic interval carries:
- a CDS encoding TolC family protein; the encoded protein is MKYTITTILLFLVVGTTWAQNKKWTLEECVTYAVENNLSVEQFELDLENARVDKSDAIGGLLPRINSNISVAGNTGLSFDPTTNQPVTTTILTANGGVTSSLTLFDGLRNINRLNRAKLNDMANQYRLENLKDDIRLNVAQAYLQIISNKEALKVSKAQYAVTEQDLKRTKELVESGVVPRGDLLELEATAANQEQQIVNNEGLVLISRINLAQLLQITDYDNFDIVDESFEIPPSEILNNSAKTIFAKALEFRNDIKFSESLMELAEKDVELAKGAYYPTLGAFFNYNTRYSDQGGFDPATGTLVPAESFTNQLWINDGISYGAQMNIPIFNGWSTRNSVKRSQISLEKAKVQLDQDKLALESTVNQAYVDVTTFRKSYEAAEKTLEARTLAYQYAKERFDVGLMNSFDFGQAQARVDDAAANVIRAKYEYIFRLKILEFFFGIPITLN
- a CDS encoding efflux RND transporter periplasmic adaptor subunit — its product is MNKIVKYILIGVLVIGALWAAVFFIKSNSKSAITYDTSQPFISSIEKKTVATGKVIPEEEIEIKPQISGIIEKIYLEEGAKVKAGDLIALIKVVPNEQSLFQARGRVNNAKVALSNAELDFNRNKTLFDKGVVSAQDFQNIQLAYNQAKLELENAQNDYQIILRGSAGGSSTANTNIRATVDGTILEIPVEEGDQVIQSNNFNDGTTIASIADLGKMIFEGKVDEGEVGKLKVGTPLKISLGAVEDVELDAKLKFIAPKGIEETGAVQFKIEGDVEEKDDVFIRAGYSANASIVLEKKDSILVIPEAVLQFDKETDKPYVEIAIGSAEEQKFERRDIETGISDGVNVEVVSGLTKDDKVKHWNKTEPIKKGEDETETE